CGCCGGCGCACAACGTCGGCACCAGCCACAAAAAGATGGGATACCTGCCGGACGGGAAGTCAGGCAGTGTGTACTCGACGTACCCGACAAACAGCGCCACGGTTCCGACGATGCATCCCAGCAAGAGCAGCCGGCCGGGTAACGTCAGAAATTGCTGCATACCGATTTCGGGTTGGGGGTTGTTTGTCGAAGCCTTGATCCGGGCGGTGTTGACGTTGGGGTTTGGGTTGCAGAAGTGGATGCGTGTCATACGATTTGGGGCGGTTTCTCGCGCCAATGGTTCTGCATCCGTTCGATCGTGGTACGCATTTCGTCCAAGGTATCGGCGTAGAAAACGAATTCGCAATGGGAAAGCCTTCGCGGAACTATTGTGCAACGGAACTTTGACATTGCCGACGCTCGCCAGTCGCAATTTCGATAAATCAGGACTCCGCGGAAAATCTCAACGGGACCGGTATACATGCCCCTGATTCTACCGCGCTGACGACTCGCCGTCCCCAACGGCTCAGTGGTCAGATTGAACCACTACACAGCAGGGGTCGTGGCGCGCGGCTACTTGGCGCCTGTCGCCGAAGCTTGCAGGCGGGACGCCTGCACCACAAATGAATCGGGGCTCGGATCGAATTCCGGTCACGGTCAAAATATTACGGGCAAAATATTGTGGTGCAGCCGTCTCGGCTGCGGGAATCCAGACTGAGTGGAGCCCGCCGAAGGCCGAATTTGACGTGGAAATCCACGGGTCTTACGATGATCGGCAGCGACGCATTACACCGCATTCGTTCTAGCTGACAGCCCACATGCTCTATATTCGCGGCCGTACGACCGATGCTCGACATGCCTGGTCGCGGCGCGACATGCTGCGCGTCGGGTTGGCGACCGGGGCGGGTTTGGCCGGCGGATGGCCGCTGCTCGGTGAACCGGCGCGCGCCAAACCTGCCGGCGCCGCGGGCGCGAGCTTCGGCCGCGCCAAGTCGCTCGTGCTGGTGTACCTGTTCGGCGGGCCGAGCCACATCGACATGTGGGATATGAAGCCCGATGCCCCCAGCGGCATCCGCGGCGAGTTTCATCCGATCAGCACGAACGTGCCGGGCATCGAGATCACGGAACACTTACCGCAACTGGCGCGTGCGGCCGAGCGGTACGCGATCATCCGCTCGCTGACGCATGGCGACAGCTCGCACGGCTCGGCCAGCCACACGATGCTCACCGGCCGGCGGCCGCGCAACCTGGGCGAAGTGCCGCCGCGCGAGGATGATTTTCCAAATTTCGGCGCCGTGCTCGGCAAATTGCGCCCCACGCCGCAGGGAACCACGCCGTTTGTGTCGTTTCCGTGGAACATCTCGACCAGCACCAACGTCGTGCCGGGACAGAACGGGGGATTCCTGGGGCAATCGTTCGATCCGTGGCGCGTCGAGCCGGCCGCAGCAGCGCTGGCCAGCAACCCGACCTTCGACGTGCCGCTGGCGAATCTGCCGGACGGCGTCGATCCGCGGCGTCTGCAAGCGCGACGGCAATTGCTCGACAGCCTGGCCCTGTCGCGTCGCGGCGCACCACTCGGTGAACTGACCACGATTTACGAACGGGCCTTTGACCTGCTGCTGTCGCCCAAGTTCCTGGAAGCGTTCCGCGTCGAGCGCGAGCCGGAGGCGATCCGCGAGCGCTATGGGCGGAACGTCTTTGGCCAGAGCCTGCTGTTGGCGCGCCGCCTGGTCGAGTCGGGCGTGCGCACGACGGTCGTCTATTGGCCCGACCGGTCCGAGCCCGAGGCGTTTAACAACAATGGCGTGATCGACAAGGTGGCGGTGGCGGCGTGGGACACGCACGGTCATCACGTGGGGAACACGCCGAACTTCCCGCGGCTGAAAGATCACAACTTGCCCCCCTTGGATCAAGGGCTGACCGCGTTTCTGGCGGACCTGGGCGAGCGCGGATTGCTCGACGAAACGCTGGTGGCCGTGACCGGCGAATTCGGCCGCTCGCCGAAGATCAACGGCGACGCCGGCCGCGATCATTACGGCAACGTCTTTTCGGCGCTCTTGGCCGGTGGTGGCATCCGCGGCGGCCAGGCGTACGGCACTTCGGACAAAATCGGCGCGTTCCCCGCCGACAAGCCGGTCACGGCGGGCGACTTTGCCGCCACGCTGTATCACGCACTGGGCGTGCGACCGGAAACCGAAATCCGCGACCGCTTTGACCGGCCGCTGCGCGTGGCCGACGGCGAACCGGTGTGGGATCTGTTCGCGTAGCCGGACAGTCGTCGGCCGTGCGCGTCACGATCGAACAGAATATCTCTCCCTCGCAGGGAGGGGGATTCTCGAGCGCGGTTGTGTACGATCCCCAGCGCGTCCGCGCGGCCACCGCACCACCTTTCTTGGGTCATCGGCGCGGACGGCCTATAATCAGCGCCGCCCAAGTCGAAGCGCACTCGCCGAACACGCACCAATCACCGCCGAGAATCCACGCCATGGCACCGCTCGATCGTCGTACGTTTCTTGGTTCGTCGCTGGCCGCGTCGGCGGTTCTTGCCAGCACCGCGCCCGCTGCGCGGGGCGTCGATCGGACCGCGACCGATACAGTCGACACGAAGAACCTCGGCCGCACACCGCACACGAAGTTTGCCGTGAACGTCGAGATGTGGTGGACGAAGCTCCCTTTTCTCGACCGCATCAAGGCGGCCGCCGCTTACGGCTTTCCGGCGGTCGAGCTCTGGCCCTGGCAGGGCAAGGACCTCGACGCGATCGCCCGGCTCTCGAAGGAGCTGAACATTGCCATCGCGCAGTTCACGGCCTGGGGTTTTACGCCGGGCATGAACGATCCCAAGAATCACGACGACTTTGTCGAAGCGGTCGATCAAGGGTGCCGCGTGGCCAAGAAGCTCGACTGCAAGAAAATGTGCGTCGTGGGGGGCGATGACCAGCCGGGCATGACGCAGGAACAAATGCACGACAACATCATCACGGCCTTGAAGCGCGCCGCGCCGATCGCCGAAGAGCACCAGGTGATGCTGATCCTCGAGCCGATGAACATTCGCGTCGATCACAAAGGGCATTGCCTGTACGGCAGCCCGGCCGCGGTGCGCATCTGCCGCGAAGTGAATTCGCCGATGGTGAAGATCAACTGGGACCTGTACCACATGCACATCAGCGAAGGCGACTTGTGCGGCCGCTTGAAAGAAGGCTTCGACCAGGTCGGCTACCTGCAACTGGCCGATCATCCCGGCCGCAACGAGCCCGGCACCGGCGAGATTCACTACAACCGCGTGCTGAAGGAAGCCTTCGATCTTGGTTATCGCGGCTACGTTGGGTTGGAATGCCGACCCAAGACGACCGAGCTTGCCGCTGCGCAAGGCGTGGCCGCGGCCGACGTGTGGTGATCCTCGCTGTAAATACTCGGATAAAGGACGCTAAGGATGCTGCAAGAGGGATCGCTCGATAAATCCACGGAAGAAGCTACGCCCGAGAGCCGGTTGATCCAATTGGTGTTGGGAAGTTGGCCGGCCCAGGCTGTCTACTCGGCGGCCAAGCTCGAGCTGGCCGATCATCTTCACGCCGGACCCAAGACCGCGGACGAACTGGCCGCAAAGGTCGGCGCGCACGCTCCGTCGCTCTACCGCCTGCTGCGGGCCTTGGCCAGCCTGGGCGTTTTCAGCGAAGACCAAGAAGGGCGTTTCACGATGACGCCCATGGCCGAACTGCTGCGCAAAAACAGCGATCGCTCGATGTGGGCCGCCACGGTGATGATGGGCGAAGAGCACTACGAAGCCTGGGGCAAGCTGCTGCAAGGCGTGCAACAAGGCGAGACGTCGTTCAAGCTCTTATACGGCGTCGGCGTGTTCGACTATTTCGAAACGCATCAGGAGGCGGCGCGGATTTTTCATCGGGCCATGACCGAGATGACCAGCCAGACGCACGTGGCGGCCGTCGAGGCGTACGATTTCAGCCGCTTCGGCAAGCTGATCGACGTCGGCGGTGGACGCGGCACGTTGATCGCCGCCATTCTCAGGGCTAACCCCAAACTGCGCGGCGCCGTCTACGATCTGCCCAGCGTGATGGACCAAACGCGCGGCTACCTGGCCGAGCAGGGCGTGGCCGACCGCTGCGAAGCCGTCGGCGGCGATTTTTTCGCATCAATTCCTGAAGGGGCCGACGCCTACATCTTGTCGACCGTCATTCACGATTGGCACGATGCCGAAAGCCTGAAAATCTTGCGCAATATTCATCGCGCCATGAAACCCGCCGGCAAGCTGCTGCTG
This genomic window from Pirellulales bacterium contains:
- a CDS encoding DUF1501 domain-containing protein, with the protein product MLYIRGRTTDARHAWSRRDMLRVGLATGAGLAGGWPLLGEPARAKPAGAAGASFGRAKSLVLVYLFGGPSHIDMWDMKPDAPSGIRGEFHPISTNVPGIEITEHLPQLARAAERYAIIRSLTHGDSSHGSASHTMLTGRRPRNLGEVPPREDDFPNFGAVLGKLRPTPQGTTPFVSFPWNISTSTNVVPGQNGGFLGQSFDPWRVEPAAAALASNPTFDVPLANLPDGVDPRRLQARRQLLDSLALSRRGAPLGELTTIYERAFDLLLSPKFLEAFRVEREPEAIRERYGRNVFGQSLLLARRLVESGVRTTVVYWPDRSEPEAFNNNGVIDKVAVAAWDTHGHHVGNTPNFPRLKDHNLPPLDQGLTAFLADLGERGLLDETLVAVTGEFGRSPKINGDAGRDHYGNVFSALLAGGGIRGGQAYGTSDKIGAFPADKPVTAGDFAATLYHALGVRPETEIRDRFDRPLRVADGEPVWDLFA
- a CDS encoding TIM barrel protein is translated as MAPLDRRTFLGSSLAASAVLASTAPAARGVDRTATDTVDTKNLGRTPHTKFAVNVEMWWTKLPFLDRIKAAAAYGFPAVELWPWQGKDLDAIARLSKELNIAIAQFTAWGFTPGMNDPKNHDDFVEAVDQGCRVAKKLDCKKMCVVGGDDQPGMTQEQMHDNIITALKRAAPIAEEHQVMLILEPMNIRVDHKGHCLYGSPAAVRICREVNSPMVKINWDLYHMHISEGDLCGRLKEGFDQVGYLQLADHPGRNEPGTGEIHYNRVLKEAFDLGYRGYVGLECRPKTTELAAAQGVAAADVW
- a CDS encoding methyltransferase, whose product is MLQEGSLDKSTEEATPESRLIQLVLGSWPAQAVYSAAKLELADHLHAGPKTADELAAKVGAHAPSLYRLLRALASLGVFSEDQEGRFTMTPMAELLRKNSDRSMWAATVMMGEEHYEAWGKLLQGVQQGETSFKLLYGVGVFDYFETHQEAARIFHRAMTEMTSQTHVAAVEAYDFSRFGKLIDVGGGRGTLIAAILRANPKLRGAVYDLPSVMDQTRGYLAEQGVADRCEAVGGDFFASIPEGADAYILSTVIHDWHDAESLKILRNIHRAMKPAGKLLLVERVLKGRNEPDFGKLMDLNMLVMAGGLERTAEEFQALLADAGFEMTRIIPTKSPSQVIEAVRRS